A single region of the Paraburkholderia sprentiae WSM5005 genome encodes:
- a CDS encoding Crp/Fnr family transcriptional regulator yields MNRQQSWTRTAAPGEVIYSEGYSGEPVVFLITEGKVELSTRCDDKKVVVATLGRGEFFGEAALLAAEPRSNTAKALTFCQLTVVPASVLDDEIERVSPLLRHITRTLIRRVKRKDDLLATYTHADFLPGVLSYAHVLTLMSHGERREANDSWGRRPLQAQAEEISVPLVEVIKKCRAIAGHSRPHVMAMLKRMEKLNLVTIEAAQPGQLGNVSTEYSAYDGAAARQVVTFDAARIVDRAQQVADSELDIAVSSELELIELTDLEALIGVDKTLILNKLSHGEIADEVFAFRKSKVLTYVEQQGVAYFSRRTTRQSGALNSLDDLAFVDQRTLFDVVSGFDTYDLAKLLASVDGRPVAERLLSVMTEVRRNEVSWVMRRDIKIDTVEISDIEQRLLDAVKTLKAPPAPLAALQDAAR; encoded by the coding sequence TTGAATCGTCAACAGTCGTGGACGCGCACAGCGGCGCCCGGCGAGGTCATCTATTCCGAGGGCTACTCGGGTGAGCCCGTCGTTTTTCTGATCACGGAAGGCAAGGTCGAGCTTTCCACTCGCTGCGACGACAAGAAGGTCGTCGTCGCGACGCTCGGCCGAGGCGAATTTTTCGGTGAAGCCGCGTTGCTTGCTGCCGAGCCGCGCAGCAATACCGCGAAGGCGCTGACGTTCTGTCAACTGACCGTCGTGCCGGCCAGCGTGCTCGATGACGAGATCGAACGCGTGTCGCCGCTGCTGCGCCATATCACGCGCACGCTGATTCGTCGCGTGAAGCGCAAGGACGATCTGCTCGCAACCTATACGCACGCCGATTTTCTCCCCGGCGTGCTGTCGTATGCGCACGTGCTGACGCTGATGTCGCACGGCGAACGGCGCGAGGCGAACGACAGTTGGGGACGCCGTCCACTGCAAGCGCAGGCCGAGGAAATCTCGGTGCCGCTCGTCGAAGTGATCAAGAAGTGCCGCGCGATTGCCGGCCATTCGCGTCCGCACGTGATGGCGATGCTCAAGCGGATGGAGAAGCTCAACCTCGTGACGATCGAGGCCGCGCAGCCGGGGCAACTCGGTAACGTGTCGACCGAATACTCGGCGTATGACGGCGCGGCCGCGCGCCAGGTCGTCACGTTCGACGCCGCGCGCATCGTCGATCGCGCGCAGCAGGTTGCGGACAGCGAGCTCGATATCGCGGTGAGCAGCGAGCTCGAACTGATCGAGCTGACCGATCTGGAAGCGCTGATCGGCGTCGACAAGACGTTGATTCTGAACAAGCTGTCGCACGGCGAGATCGCCGACGAGGTCTTCGCCTTCCGTAAGTCGAAGGTACTGACCTATGTCGAGCAGCAAGGTGTCGCGTATTTCTCGCGGCGCACGACGCGCCAGAGCGGCGCGCTGAATTCGCTCGACGATCTCGCGTTCGTCGACCAGCGCACGCTGTTCGACGTCGTCAGTGGCTTCGATACGTACGATCTCGCCAAGCTGCTCGCGAGCGTCGACGGCCGGCCGGTGGCGGAGCGCCTGCTGTCGGTGATGACCGAAGTGCGCCGCAACGAGGTGTCGTGGGTGATGCGGCGCGATATCAAGATCGATACGGTCGAAATTAGCGACATCGAGCAACGGCTGCTCGACGCGGTGAAGACGCTGAAGGCACCGCCCGCGCCGCTCGCGGCGCTGCAGGACGCCGCGCGCTAA
- a CDS encoding class I SAM-dependent methyltransferase: MTKLIKRASAEARAFRHRDAEVHGGKQKMARKPAPKAARNASRAVDNDIHDAPRIETPRKPRFAPVTFSEEGGVRYLHFGTEWVQGAMRLRKPDHIELEYAQQMMAWLLFLETPKRIVQLGLGAASLTKFAHRFLKSAKVEAVELNPAVVVAARTMFGLPSDDARLSVHETDAWDFVNDSANHGTIGALQIDVYDATARGPVLDSVGFYRAARACLTDAGIVTVNLFGDHPSFVRNMKRLNEAFDGRVVALPEVHDGNRIVIAFSGPALDVPFAALEGRAKLIEAELGLPARKWIKGLRESTGQTGASFAI, encoded by the coding sequence ATGACGAAACTGATCAAACGCGCTTCGGCCGAGGCGCGCGCTTTCCGCCACCGGGACGCCGAAGTCCACGGCGGTAAGCAGAAAATGGCGCGCAAACCGGCGCCGAAAGCCGCACGCAACGCGAGCCGCGCCGTCGACAATGACATTCACGACGCACCGCGAATCGAAACACCGCGCAAACCGCGTTTTGCGCCAGTGACGTTCTCCGAAGAGGGCGGCGTGCGCTACCTGCATTTCGGCACGGAATGGGTGCAAGGCGCGATGCGTCTGCGCAAGCCCGATCACATCGAACTCGAATACGCGCAGCAGATGATGGCGTGGCTGCTGTTCCTCGAAACGCCGAAGCGCATCGTGCAGCTCGGCCTGGGCGCCGCGTCGCTGACCAAGTTCGCGCACCGCTTTCTGAAGAGCGCGAAGGTCGAAGCCGTCGAACTGAATCCGGCGGTCGTCGTGGCCGCGCGCACGATGTTCGGGCTGCCGTCCGACGACGCGCGTCTGAGCGTGCACGAAACCGATGCGTGGGACTTCGTCAATGACAGCGCGAACCACGGCACCATCGGCGCACTGCAGATCGACGTCTACGACGCGACCGCGCGCGGCCCGGTGCTCGACAGCGTGGGCTTTTACCGCGCGGCGCGCGCGTGTCTGACCGACGCGGGCATCGTCACGGTGAATCTGTTCGGCGACCATCCGAGCTTCGTGCGCAACATGAAGCGTCTGAACGAAGCCTTCGACGGCCGCGTCGTCGCGCTGCCCGAAGTGCACGATGGCAACCGCATCGTGATCGCGTTCTCGGGCCCCGCGCTCGACGTGCCGTTCGCCGCGCTCGAGGGGCGCGCGAAGCTGATCGAAGCCGAGCTCGGCTTGCCGGCGCGCAAGTGGATCAAGGGCCTGCGCGAATCGACAGGGCAGACGGGCGCATCGTTCGCGATCTGA
- a CDS encoding DUF3311 domain-containing protein, translated as MAHDADVKKASKHWLWLLLLPWIAMIWVPSYNRIEPQLFDFPFFYWYQLLWVLISAVITAFVYSKTRSRYTGRPNGGAQ; from the coding sequence ATGGCTCACGACGCCGACGTGAAGAAGGCCAGCAAGCACTGGCTCTGGCTATTGCTGCTACCCTGGATCGCGATGATCTGGGTACCGTCCTACAACCGGATCGAGCCGCAACTGTTCGATTTCCCGTTTTTCTACTGGTATCAGCTGCTGTGGGTGCTGATCAGCGCGGTCATCACCGCGTTCGTCTACTCGAAGACCCGGTCCCGCTATACCGGTCGCCCGAACGGGGGCGCGCAATAA
- the mctP gene encoding monocarboxylate uptake permease MctP, with the protein MNPIATFVFVLFFIGVTVLGFVAAHWRRGDLAHIEEWGLGGRRFGTIVTWFLLGGDLYTAYTFIAVPALVFGAGATGFFALPYTILIYPFAFVVFPKLWSIAKRHGYVTSADFVSARYGSRMLALAVAVTGIVATMPYIALQLVGIEVVIGALGFDTTGFVGDLPLIIAFAILAAYTYTSGLRAPAMIAVVKDILIYVTIFAAIIVIPPQLGGFGHIFGAVPPAKLLLKSPDVSSLNGYSAYATLAVGSALALFLYPHSITAVLSSKSGNTIRRNMALLPAYSLVLGLLALLGFMALAAGVKDMPEFAPYFKAFGPNFAVPALFLHFFPSWFVGVAFAAIGIGALVPAAIMSIAAANLYTRNVHKEFINRNMTHDQETNVAKLVSLIVKVGAVAFILGLPLTYAIQLQLLGGIWIIQTLPAIVLGLYTRVLDYRGLLIGWAAGIATGTWMAMSLKLASSIFTIHLFGMAIPGYAAVWSLIVNLVVSVVVSLFVRAVGMQRAEDRTRPEDYLDIVEG; encoded by the coding sequence ATGAACCCCATTGCAACTTTCGTCTTCGTTCTGTTTTTCATCGGTGTCACGGTTCTCGGCTTCGTCGCGGCCCACTGGCGCCGCGGCGATCTCGCCCACATTGAAGAGTGGGGCCTCGGCGGCCGGCGCTTCGGCACGATCGTCACGTGGTTTCTGTTGGGCGGCGACCTGTACACCGCCTACACCTTCATCGCGGTGCCGGCGCTCGTGTTCGGCGCGGGGGCAACGGGCTTCTTCGCGCTGCCGTACACGATCCTGATCTATCCGTTCGCGTTCGTCGTGTTCCCGAAGCTGTGGAGCATCGCGAAGCGGCACGGCTACGTGACGTCGGCGGACTTCGTGTCGGCCCGCTACGGCAGCCGCATGCTGGCGCTCGCGGTCGCCGTGACCGGCATCGTCGCGACGATGCCGTACATCGCGCTGCAGCTGGTCGGTATCGAAGTGGTGATCGGCGCGCTCGGTTTCGACACGACCGGCTTCGTCGGCGATCTGCCGCTCATCATCGCGTTCGCGATCCTCGCGGCCTACACGTACACGTCGGGCCTGCGCGCGCCGGCCATGATCGCGGTCGTCAAGGACATCCTGATCTACGTGACGATCTTCGCCGCGATCATCGTGATTCCGCCGCAGCTGGGCGGCTTCGGCCATATCTTCGGCGCGGTGCCGCCGGCCAAGCTGCTGCTGAAATCGCCGGACGTCTCGAGCCTGAACGGCTATAGCGCGTACGCGACGCTCGCGGTGGGTTCGGCGCTCGCGCTGTTCCTGTATCCGCACTCGATCACCGCGGTGCTGTCGTCGAAATCGGGCAACACGATCCGCCGCAACATGGCGCTGCTGCCGGCGTATTCGCTGGTGCTCGGCCTGCTCGCGCTGCTCGGCTTCATGGCGCTCGCGGCCGGCGTGAAGGACATGCCGGAGTTCGCGCCGTACTTCAAGGCCTTCGGCCCGAACTTCGCGGTGCCGGCGCTGTTCCTGCACTTCTTCCCGTCGTGGTTCGTCGGCGTCGCGTTCGCGGCGATCGGTATCGGCGCGCTGGTGCCGGCGGCGATCATGTCGATCGCGGCGGCTAATCTGTACACGCGTAACGTGCACAAGGAGTTCATCAACCGCAACATGACGCACGACCAGGAGACCAACGTCGCGAAGCTGGTGTCGCTGATCGTCAAGGTCGGCGCGGTCGCGTTCATCCTCGGTCTGCCGCTCACGTACGCTATCCAGCTCCAGCTGCTCGGCGGCATCTGGATCATCCAGACGCTGCCGGCCATCGTGCTCGGTCTGTACACGCGCGTGCTCGACTATCGGGGTCTGTTGATCGGCTGGGCGGCCGGTATCGCGACCGGCACGTGGATGGCGATGTCGCTGAAGCTCGCGAGCTCGATCTTCACGATCCACCTGTTCGGCATGGCGATTCCGGGCTATGCGGCGGTGTGGTCGCTGATCGTGAACCTCGTGGTGTCGGTGGTGGTGAGCCTGTTCGTGCGCGCGGTGGGCATGCAGCGCGCCGAGGACCGCACGCGTCCGGAAGACTATCTGGACATCGTCGAAGGCTGA
- a CDS encoding FUSC family protein, whose amino-acid sequence MPAADTPNLIPRRAALSRMVRAVTSPYYRYRHAKVLHSLRVGLAMLVSILATTGIDIPHGIWSSVTLLVVIGGLQHHGNIRKKAAERAAGTLLGASIGLLLIVQQNLIGSLPLTYVLEAIIASICAWFAIGSSGYVGLLTAITMCIVAGHGDNLIDVGLWRTLNVLIGIVIALAFSFALPLHATYSWRYGLAANLRECAGIYARLLDGETITEEEQVKRFLQINKRLVQLRSLMPSVAKEIDVPQTKLEEIQRLHRAVLSSLELLATGPLMNADAAARTAYAAQCGAEVRAVRAILLSTARGLRFGRPTRFGIPAAAPLAKRHGHAATTLPPDWQGPYWLGQRLAEQVDRLRALLLETEPNWNIERHARAARIA is encoded by the coding sequence ATGCCTGCTGCCGATACTCCCAACCTGATTCCGCGCCGCGCGGCGCTCAGCCGGATGGTGCGCGCGGTCACGTCGCCGTATTACCGCTACCGGCACGCGAAGGTGCTGCATAGCCTGCGCGTCGGGCTCGCGATGCTGGTGTCGATTCTCGCGACGACCGGCATCGACATTCCGCACGGCATCTGGTCGTCGGTGACGCTGCTGGTCGTGATCGGCGGCTTGCAGCATCACGGCAATATCCGCAAGAAAGCGGCAGAACGCGCGGCCGGCACGCTGCTAGGCGCATCGATCGGGCTCCTGCTGATCGTGCAGCAGAATCTCATCGGTTCGCTGCCGCTCACCTACGTACTGGAGGCGATCATCGCGTCGATCTGCGCGTGGTTCGCGATCGGCTCGTCCGGCTATGTGGGGCTGTTGACCGCGATCACGATGTGCATCGTCGCGGGCCATGGCGACAATCTGATCGACGTTGGCCTATGGCGCACGCTGAACGTGTTGATCGGCATCGTGATTGCGCTGGCCTTTTCGTTTGCCTTGCCGCTGCACGCCACGTATTCGTGGCGCTATGGGCTCGCCGCCAATTTGCGCGAATGCGCGGGCATCTACGCGCGGCTGCTCGACGGCGAGACGATCACCGAGGAGGAGCAGGTCAAGCGCTTCCTGCAGATCAATAAGCGGCTCGTGCAACTGCGCTCGCTGATGCCGTCGGTCGCGAAAGAAATCGACGTGCCGCAGACGAAGCTCGAGGAGATCCAGCGGCTGCATCGCGCGGTACTCAGTTCGCTCGAACTGCTGGCGACGGGCCCGCTGATGAACGCGGACGCCGCCGCGCGCACCGCCTACGCGGCGCAGTGCGGCGCGGAGGTGCGCGCCGTGCGCGCGATCCTGCTGTCCACCGCGCGCGGGCTGCGTTTTGGCCGCCCGACGCGCTTCGGCATTCCAGCGGCCGCCCCGCTCGCGAAACGGCATGGCCACGCGGCCACCACGCTGCCGCCCGACTGGCAAGGACCGTACTGGCTCGGCCAGCGGCTCGCGGAGCAGGTGGACCGACTGCGCGCGCTATTGCTGGAGACGGAGCCGAACTGGAATATCGAGCGGCATGCGCGGGCGGCGCGGATCGCTTAG
- a CDS encoding VOC family protein: MYVQPYVFFNGRCQEALDYYTDKLGAQVTFKMLYKEAPPDAHNPPRPELADKIMHANVQLGTTAWMASDGNCDPAAGPFNGFSLSLTVDDGASAQTCFNALADGGQVVMPFQQTFWSKGFGMVVDRFGLMWMVTLPPQA; this comes from the coding sequence ATGTACGTTCAGCCCTACGTGTTTTTCAACGGCCGTTGCCAGGAAGCGCTCGACTACTACACCGACAAGCTCGGTGCCCAGGTGACCTTCAAGATGCTGTACAAGGAAGCGCCGCCGGACGCGCACAACCCGCCGCGCCCGGAGCTCGCCGACAAGATCATGCACGCCAACGTGCAGCTGGGCACGACCGCGTGGATGGCTTCCGACGGCAACTGCGACCCGGCGGCCGGCCCATTCAACGGCTTCAGCCTGTCGTTGACCGTCGACGACGGCGCGTCGGCGCAAACCTGCTTCAACGCACTCGCCGACGGTGGCCAGGTCGTGATGCCGTTCCAGCAAACGTTCTGGAGCAAGGGCTTCGGGATGGTGGTGGACCGCTTCGGCCTGATGTGGATGGTCACGCTGCCGCCGCAGGCTTGA
- the tal gene encoding transaldolase, with amino-acid sequence MTTALDQLKQYTTVVADTGDFQQLAQYKPRDATTNPSLILKAVQKDDYRPLLEKTVKAHASKPVGAIIDQLLIAFGTEILKIIPGRVSTEVDARLSFDIEGSIAKGRELIALYKEHGIERERVLIKLASTWEGVRAAEVLQKEGIHCNMTLLFSLAQAAACAEAGAQLISPFVGRIYDWYKKSAGSAWDEAKDGGANDPGVKSVRRIYGYYKKFGYKTEVMGASFRTTSQILELAGCDLLTISPDLLQKLHESTDKVERKLSPEASHDADIERVPVDEKSFRFLVNDEAMATEKLAEGIRTFAADAMKLEKLIETLR; translated from the coding sequence ATGACAACCGCACTCGACCAACTCAAGCAATACACCACCGTGGTGGCCGACACCGGCGACTTCCAGCAGCTCGCGCAGTACAAGCCGCGGGATGCGACCACCAATCCGTCGCTGATTCTGAAGGCCGTGCAAAAAGACGACTACCGGCCGCTGCTCGAAAAGACCGTGAAGGCGCATGCGTCGAAGCCGGTCGGTGCGATCATCGACCAGTTGCTGATCGCGTTCGGCACCGAAATCCTGAAGATCATCCCGGGGCGGGTGTCGACCGAAGTCGACGCGCGCCTGTCGTTCGACATCGAAGGCTCGATCGCGAAAGGCCGCGAGCTGATCGCGCTGTATAAGGAACACGGCATCGAGCGCGAGCGCGTGCTGATCAAGCTCGCGTCGACGTGGGAAGGCGTGCGCGCGGCCGAGGTGCTGCAGAAGGAAGGCATCCACTGCAACATGACGCTGCTGTTCTCGCTCGCGCAGGCGGCCGCCTGCGCGGAAGCGGGCGCGCAGCTGATCTCGCCGTTCGTCGGCCGCATCTACGACTGGTACAAGAAGAGCGCCGGCAGCGCGTGGGACGAAGCGAAAGACGGCGGCGCCAACGATCCGGGCGTCAAGTCGGTGCGCCGCATCTACGGGTACTACAAGAAGTTCGGCTACAAGACCGAGGTGATGGGCGCGAGCTTCCGCACCACCTCGCAGATTCTGGAACTGGCCGGCTGCGACCTGCTGACGATCAGCCCCGACCTGCTGCAAAAGCTGCACGAGAGCACCGACAAGGTCGAGCGCAAGCTGTCGCCGGAGGCATCGCACGACGCGGACATCGAGCGCGTGCCGGTCGACGAAAAGTCGTTCCGCTTTCTCGTCAACGACGAAGCGATGGCGACCGAGAAGCTCGCCGAAGGCATCCGCACGTTCGCCGCCGACGCGATGAAGCTGGAAAAGCTGATCGAAACGCTGCGCTGA
- a CDS encoding benzoate/H(+) symporter BenE family transporter — protein sequence MSSPPSPQLSPAATPPRRFNPLADTSLSTIVAGFVAAMTGYTSSLVLMFQAGQAAHLSDAQISSWIWALSIGMGLCTIGLSLRFRAPIVIAWSTPGAALLVSSLPHVQYAEAIGAFIFCAALLTLVGITGWFDALMKRIPSGLASALLAGILFEIGIEIFRAAQFQTALVLTMFFTYLIVKRFAPRYAIPTTLVAGTAAAGGLGLLDFSHFHVALANPVLTMPSFSVAACVSIGIPLFVVAMASQNVPGIAVLRADGYTTPSAPLIATTGVASLVLAPFGSHGINLAAITAAICTGPEAHENSARRYTAAVWGGIFYLLAGVFGATIAALFAAFPKELVVSVAALALFGSIMSGLANAMQDTRQREAALVTFMVTASGLTLLSIGSAFWGLVAGVVTQAVLNARRV from the coding sequence ATGAGTTCGCCCCCGTCGCCCCAGCTGTCCCCCGCCGCCACGCCGCCGAGGCGCTTCAATCCGCTCGCCGATACCTCGCTGTCGACGATCGTCGCCGGCTTCGTCGCGGCGATGACCGGCTACACGAGCTCGCTCGTGCTGATGTTCCAGGCGGGCCAGGCCGCGCATCTGAGCGACGCGCAGATTTCATCATGGATCTGGGCGCTGTCGATCGGCATGGGCCTCTGCACGATCGGCCTGTCGCTGCGCTTTCGCGCGCCGATCGTGATCGCGTGGTCGACGCCGGGCGCGGCGCTGCTGGTGTCGTCGCTGCCGCATGTGCAGTATGCCGAGGCGATCGGCGCGTTCATCTTCTGCGCGGCGCTGCTGACGCTGGTCGGCATCACCGGCTGGTTCGACGCGCTGATGAAGCGGATTCCGTCCGGCCTCGCGTCGGCGCTGCTCGCGGGCATCCTGTTCGAGATCGGCATCGAGATTTTCCGCGCCGCGCAGTTCCAGACCGCGCTCGTGCTGACGATGTTCTTCACCTACCTGATCGTCAAACGGTTCGCACCGCGCTACGCGATTCCCACGACCCTGGTGGCCGGCACGGCTGCAGCCGGCGGCCTCGGGCTGCTCGACTTCAGCCACTTTCACGTCGCGCTCGCGAATCCGGTGCTGACGATGCCGTCGTTTTCGGTGGCGGCGTGCGTGAGCATCGGCATTCCGCTGTTCGTGGTCGCGATGGCCTCGCAAAACGTGCCGGGCATCGCGGTGCTGCGCGCCGACGGCTACACGACACCGTCCGCGCCGCTGATCGCGACGACCGGCGTCGCATCGCTCGTGCTCGCGCCGTTCGGCTCCCACGGCATCAATCTTGCGGCGATCACGGCGGCGATCTGCACTGGCCCCGAAGCGCATGAAAACTCCGCCAGGCGGTACACGGCGGCCGTGTGGGGCGGCATTTTCTATCTGCTCGCGGGGGTGTTCGGCGCGACGATCGCCGCGCTGTTCGCCGCGTTCCCGAAGGAGCTGGTCGTCTCGGTCGCGGCGCTCGCGCTGTTCGGCTCGATCATGAGCGGGCTCGCCAATGCAATGCAGGATACGAGGCAGCGCGAGGCGGCGCTCGTCACCTTCATGGTGACCGCCTCGGGGCTCACGCTGCTGTCGATCGGCTCGGCGTTCTGGGGGCTGGTCGCCGGCGTGGTGACGCAAGCTGTGCTGAACGCGCGGCGCGTGTGA
- a CDS encoding vWA domain-containing protein, which produces MLIDFFYSLRAARLPVSVKEYLTLLEALKANVIAPSLDQFYYLARITLVKDEQYFDKFDQAFGAFFNGVAATSELAFDVPLDWLKKKLQRDLSPEEKAQIEAMGGIDKLMERLKELFDEQKERHEGGNKWIGTGGTSPFGNGGYNPEGVRIGGDAAGNRTAVKVWEARAYRDYDDQVEIGTRNIKVALRRLRRFAREGAVQELDLPDTIRSTAANAGWLDLKMVPERHNNVKVLMLLDVGGSMDDHVKRTEELFSAAKAEFKHLEFYYFHNCVYDFLWKNNRRRHAERTPTWDLLHKFTPDYKLIFVGDATMSPYEVLQPGGSVEYNNAEAGAVWLRRLADHFPHFAWLNPEPEALWPYRQSVSAIREVLGHRMYPLTLAGLETAMRVLSK; this is translated from the coding sequence ATGCTGATCGACTTTTTCTACTCGCTGCGCGCCGCCCGACTGCCGGTCTCGGTGAAGGAATACCTGACGCTGCTCGAAGCGCTGAAGGCCAACGTGATCGCGCCGTCGCTCGACCAGTTCTACTACCTCGCACGCATCACGCTCGTGAAGGACGAGCAGTACTTCGACAAGTTCGACCAGGCGTTCGGCGCCTTTTTCAACGGTGTCGCCGCGACCTCGGAGCTGGCGTTCGACGTTCCGCTCGACTGGCTGAAGAAGAAGCTGCAACGTGATCTGTCGCCCGAGGAAAAGGCGCAGATCGAGGCGATGGGCGGCATCGACAAGCTGATGGAGCGGCTGAAAGAACTGTTCGACGAGCAGAAGGAGCGCCACGAGGGCGGCAACAAATGGATCGGCACCGGCGGCACGTCGCCGTTCGGCAATGGCGGCTATAACCCCGAGGGCGTGCGCATCGGCGGCGACGCGGCTGGCAATCGCACGGCCGTCAAGGTCTGGGAAGCGCGCGCGTATCGCGACTACGACGACCAGGTCGAAATCGGCACGCGCAACATCAAGGTGGCGCTGCGGCGGTTGCGCCGTTTCGCCCGCGAAGGCGCCGTGCAAGAGCTCGATCTACCCGACACGATCCGCAGCACTGCCGCGAACGCCGGCTGGCTCGATCTGAAGATGGTGCCCGAGCGGCACAACAACGTGAAGGTGCTGATGCTGCTCGACGTCGGCGGCTCGATGGACGATCACGTGAAGCGCACCGAAGAGCTGTTCTCCGCCGCCAAGGCCGAGTTCAAGCACCTCGAGTTCTACTATTTCCACAACTGCGTGTACGACTTCCTGTGGAAGAACAACCGCCGTCGCCATGCCGAGCGCACGCCGACGTGGGACCTGCTGCACAAGTTCACACCCGACTACAAGCTGATCTTCGTCGGCGACGCGACGATGAGCCCATACGAAGTGTTGCAGCCGGGTGGCTCTGTCGAGTACAACAACGCCGAGGCCGGCGCGGTGTGGCTACGCCGGCTCGCCGACCATTTCCCGCACTTCGCGTGGCTGAACCCGGAACCGGAAGCGCTGTGGCCGTACCGGCAGTCGGTCAGCGCGATCCGCGAGGTGCTGGGCCACCGCATGTATCCGCTGACGCTCGCGGGCCTCGAGACGGCCATGCGGGTGCTGAGCAAGTAA
- a CDS encoding AAA family ATPase → MRFEGSSQYVATDDLKLAVNAAMTLRRPLLIKGEPGTGKTMLAEEVAAALGMPLLQWHIKSTTKAQQGLYEYDAVSRLRDSQLGDERVKDIRNYIVKGVLWEAFESDEQSVLLIDEIDKADIEFPNDLLRELDRMEFYVYETRELVRAKHRPLVIITSNNEKELPDAFLRRCFFHYIKFPDAATMQQIVDVHYPGIKKDLLAAALQSFFELRNVAGLKKKPSTSELLDWLKLLLAEDIPPEALRSSDHRQIVPPLRGALLKNEQDVSLFERLLFMNRNNR, encoded by the coding sequence ATGCGTTTCGAAGGCTCATCGCAGTACGTCGCCACCGACGACCTCAAGCTCGCGGTCAACGCCGCGATGACGCTCAGGCGTCCGCTGCTGATCAAGGGCGAACCCGGCACCGGCAAGACCATGCTCGCCGAGGAAGTCGCCGCCGCGCTCGGCATGCCGCTGCTGCAATGGCACATCAAATCGACCACCAAGGCCCAGCAGGGGCTCTACGAATACGACGCGGTGTCGCGTTTGCGCGATTCGCAGCTCGGCGACGAGCGCGTGAAGGACATCCGCAATTACATCGTCAAAGGCGTGCTGTGGGAGGCATTCGAATCGGACGAGCAGAGCGTGCTGCTGATCGACGAGATCGACAAAGCCGACATCGAATTCCCGAACGACCTGCTGCGCGAACTCGACCGCATGGAGTTCTACGTGTACGAGACGCGCGAACTGGTGCGCGCGAAGCATCGCCCGCTCGTGATCATCACGTCGAACAACGAAAAGGAGTTGCCCGACGCGTTCCTGCGGCGCTGCTTCTTCCACTACATCAAGTTTCCGGATGCGGCGACGATGCAGCAGATCGTCGACGTGCACTACCCCGGCATCAAGAAGGATCTGCTCGCCGCGGCGCTGCAGAGCTTCTTCGAACTGCGCAACGTCGCGGGACTGAAGAAGAAGCCGTCCACCTCCGAACTGCTCGACTGGCTCAAGCTGCTGCTCGCCGAAGACATCCCGCCCGAAGCACTGCGCTCGTCCGATCACAGGCAGATCGTGCCGCCGCTGCGCGGCGCGCTGCTGAAGAACGAACAGGACGTGAGCCTGTTCGAGCGGCTGCTGTTCATGAACCGCAACAACCGTTGA
- a CDS encoding c-type cytochrome: MNKFVGKHVVIAALSVLAGYAASAQAADVVGNAKAGQDKVAMCIGCHGIPEYRTAYPEVFRVPKLGGQNQAYLENALHAYKKGDRHFDTMHAIATSLSDQDIADIAAYYAAQTAASKNNPNK, translated from the coding sequence ATGAATAAATTCGTCGGCAAACACGTCGTGATCGCAGCGCTGTCGGTGCTCGCGGGCTACGCGGCCAGTGCGCAAGCAGCGGATGTCGTAGGCAACGCCAAGGCGGGCCAGGACAAGGTCGCGATGTGTATCGGCTGCCACGGCATCCCTGAGTACCGCACGGCTTATCCAGAGGTTTTCCGTGTGCCGAAGCTCGGCGGGCAGAATCAGGCGTACCTCGAAAACGCTTTGCACGCCTACAAGAAGGGCGACCGCCATTTCGACACCATGCACGCGATCGCGACGTCGCTGTCGGATCAGGACATTGCCGACATCGCCGCATACTACGCAGCGCAAACTGCCGCCTCGAAAAACAATCCCAACAAGTGA
- a CDS encoding c-type cytochrome — MIKPQQALHTVFKAVGAAAVIGLAAANVAHAADAGKGKVLADSHNCAACHGVNLNKPVSPEYPKLAGQHADYVFWALRQYQMGTGNPHFGRNNAIMQAQVQSLSPSDMKDIAAYVESLDGDLVQKK; from the coding sequence ATGATCAAGCCCCAACAGGCACTCCATACGGTATTCAAGGCGGTCGGCGCGGCGGCGGTAATCGGTCTGGCGGCGGCGAACGTCGCCCACGCGGCCGACGCGGGCAAAGGCAAGGTGCTTGCCGACAGCCACAACTGCGCGGCGTGCCACGGTGTCAACCTGAACAAGCCGGTGAGCCCGGAGTATCCGAAGCTGGCCGGTCAACATGCTGACTACGTGTTCTGGGCGCTGCGTCAGTACCAGATGGGTACCGGCAATCCGCACTTCGGCCGCAACAACGCGATCATGCAGGCGCAGGTGCAGAGCCTGTCGCCAAGCGACATGAAGGACATCGCCGCTTACGTCGAATCGCTGGACGGCGACCTCGTGCAGAAGAAGTAA